In Methanooceanicella nereidis, a single window of DNA contains:
- a CDS encoding DUF362 domain-containing protein, translated as MKSKKVSIVHTSDPVNGPKRALDLIEADKILEKYDSILIKPNYVNGSLPETGVTTDPRVVRGIIEYLIGHGWTGRELAVGEGGMASIDTADTFKKVGLLDELKEFNIRIIDLNKEPHVEVDIEGGRSLKSIKVAKPFMEYDCILSVPKLKIHCWSLSTISMKNMMGGILPKGIMHDDLHQKIADLNKVIGPELTVVDGILGCQRHELACDPINSNVIIAGEDFVATDAIGSYLMGLRPEDVQYLALAKKAGLGENNISDIELVGDDINVLRKHYKM; from the coding sequence TTGAAGAGCAAGAAGGTATCAATAGTACATACCAGCGATCCGGTAAACGGCCCGAAGAGGGCTCTTGACCTTATAGAAGCTGATAAGATCCTGGAAAAATACGACAGCATACTGATCAAGCCCAATTATGTTAACGGCAGCCTGCCCGAAACGGGCGTCACTACCGACCCCAGAGTCGTAAGGGGAATAATTGAATATTTGATAGGGCACGGGTGGACAGGCAGGGAATTAGCGGTCGGCGAGGGCGGCATGGCAAGCATCGATACCGCGGATACCTTTAAAAAGGTGGGGCTTCTGGACGAGCTTAAAGAATTTAACATAAGGATCATCGACCTTAATAAAGAGCCGCATGTAGAGGTTGACATAGAAGGCGGAAGATCGCTAAAGAGCATAAAAGTGGCAAAGCCATTCATGGAGTATGACTGCATACTATCCGTGCCGAAGCTTAAGATACACTGCTGGTCGCTTTCGACCATATCCATGAAGAACATGATGGGAGGCATATTGCCGAAAGGCATTATGCATGATGACCTGCATCAAAAGATAGCCGACCTGAATAAGGTGATAGGCCCCGAGCTTACTGTCGTTGACGGCATACTCGGCTGCCAGAGACATGAGCTTGCATGCGATCCGATCAATTCGAACGTGATAATCGCCGGCGAAGATTTCGTGGCCACGGATGCTATAGGGTCATACCTCATGGGATTGAGGCCCGAGGACGTGCAGTACCTCGCCCTGGCGAAAAAGGCCGGCCTGGGAGAGAATAATATAAGTGATATCGAGCTTGTCGGCGATGACATTAATGTACTAAGAAAACATTATAAGATGTAA
- a CDS encoding S4 domain-containing protein, which produces MRLDEYLVTEGIISSRSRAKRFIQRGLVSVNGKTVTKPSQKVEHGCAIEVAEEDRPQGYFKLKGIQEKTGVIHEGDTVLDIGSSAGGFLMYASGIASHVTGIEFSEEFREPLERVVEEYPGVNVIFDDAFNMDLSRLNREFDVILNDMTVDPEVSISITMRFKPLLKSRGRVMQVLKLGDRQDPEPMIKELEEKGFKVTDVIRPEKREAYIAASRID; this is translated from the coding sequence ATGCGCCTCGATGAGTATCTCGTGACGGAAGGCATCATCTCCTCAAGGAGCAGGGCAAAGCGGTTCATTCAGCGCGGACTTGTCTCCGTGAACGGAAAGACCGTCACCAAGCCCTCGCAAAAAGTGGAACACGGCTGTGCCATAGAAGTGGCAGAGGAGGACCGGCCTCAGGGATATTTTAAGCTAAAGGGCATCCAGGAAAAAACCGGCGTTATTCACGAGGGTGATACAGTTCTAGACATCGGCTCCAGCGCGGGCGGATTTCTCATGTACGCTTCCGGGATAGCAAGCCATGTGACGGGTATTGAGTTTAGCGAGGAGTTCAGGGAGCCTCTTGAGCGCGTCGTAGAAGAATATCCCGGAGTCAATGTAATATTCGACGATGCTTTTAATATGGACCTTTCCCGGCTGAACAGGGAGTTTGACGTCATTCTGAATGACATGACCGTAGATCCGGAGGTCTCTATATCCATAACGATGCGCTTTAAGCCGCTTTTAAAAAGCCGCGGCAGGGTGATGCAGGTACTGAAGCTTGGCGATCGGCAGGATCCTGAGCCTATGATAAAAGAGCTGGAAGAAAAAGGCTTCAAAGTGACCGATGTGATACGCCCTGAAAAAAGGGAGGCTTATATCGCGGCCTCCAGGATAGATTAG